The segment AGAATATCCTCCATCCCTGTGCACCCAGCTCACCCTTTCCTTCTTAGTGGTCACCTTCACCTCATCTTGACCATCCCCCATCACCCCAAATGGCACTCCTGGCCTCCATTCCAAGCTCACCTCCGGCATACAGGCAAAGGACCAGGACCCCCAGTAGCTTCCAGCTGAGCATCATGGCTATCTCCGGAACCCCCAAAGTCGGGGGTGGGATGAGTCTGGGTGCCTGTGAACCCCAAGAGGCTTTataggagaggagggagaggaggaggccagtctctggggaggggccagcccagtgacacaaGGAATCCCATCAGAACCTAACTGGTCAGACCTGTTTGGAACGCCACGGCTGGTGTGTAACCTCTGAGGCTGGCGTCCCTCATTTCAGCCCCCCAGCTCAGGACCCAGCCACCCCGGCTCTATCACTGACCTAGCCCTTGGTCACCCCACCCTTGTTTTCACATCCTCCTCCATACACACCCTGCAGGAATCGATACCCATGCATCAGCTCCGTAATCACAGGGACTTCCACCTTTCATTGCTCGAAGCCGTTGGAAGCCAAGGAATGGGAGCAAGGCATGCGTGGGGAAGCAGTGTAATTAcacgggccaggaggcaggacgccggcaggagggaggggagaattgCGCCCTTTGAACACCTGGGATGTAACTAGGACAGTCTCACTAGCCCACTgagcaccccccacccctccaccccacttTGAACCCTCCCCATCAGGGCTCAGTTCTTTCCCTGAAACTTCTGCTCTTCTCAGGACCCAGGCATGCTGCTCCCCAGCACGTCCCTTCTTTAGGCACACAGGGGGCCTCCCAAGCAGTGACATCTGAGGAGTTTCATCAGGAGCCACCTGGGGTGACTGCAGGTAAGGAAGGAATTATGAGGACATCCTgattccttctccccacccctgaGCTCACTCCATGTCACGGCCCGGAGGCCCAGGAAGAAGCTGCCTCAGCTCTCTGTCATCtcagcctcttcctcttccctctggaATCCTCCTCGCTGCCCCTCTGGCCCCCTCCCCTGGTCCTTGACGCCAAtgctctgtgcccaccccctccctccatcctttaGGTCTCAGTCTGTCTTGTCAGTCTCTCAGGGACCCCTGGAGAACAACTTCAGGATGGGCTCCTCTGCCCGGAGGTCTAATGAGCCTCTCAGACGTAATGTGTCCAAAACAGAACTCACTTCCTTCCCAAGTTGTTCCCCAAGGTGAGGGACACCCCTCTCCCTCTGTGGCTCAGTGCAGCCTtcattcctctcctcccctgtgccaccccaccccatcctggAGCGCCCCATCCTGGAGCGCCATCCCTGCCCAGCCTCCCGCAATGCcatcctaactggtctccctgctcccaCTCTGCATCCCTCCCCTACACCCAAACACAGCCTCCACAGCCAGCCACGGGgtctcttaaaaatgtaaatccaaTTGTGTGGCTGCTTCCCAGTTTAAAAAATACTCCAAGGGGGTTCTAGTGACTTAGAAGAAAACCCAAACCCTGCCAGGTCCAGGCCTCTCCCTGCAGCACCCTCCAtcactctccctcctgccctctgcaggAACTCTTCTCCCAGGGGGTCACACAGCTTGCTCCTCTCTCCACTCAGATCTCAGCACAACGTCCCCTCCTCAGAGGCCTTTCCTGTCCCCTCATCTAATGCCGCCCCGACAGAGTCAGTTTCTATCTCATCATTGTAATTTGCTTTCTCTTCAtagcacttgttattgtctgaaATGCTCTTGTTCGTTCATTTAGGTACTTGTCCATcatctgtctcttccactagGATGGACATGCCATGGGAGCAGGGACCTGTCTGTCGGCTGCCACTGTAGCCCTGACCTAGGACACTGCCTGGCTCTGAGAGTCCCgttgaatgagtaaatgtttTATCTTCCTCTGCGCTGGCACTGGAAGATCATCTTCCAGAGGTAAAgagatttaaaacaaaagttgaaaataaagaaaacctggAGCTTCTCAAAAAAACTTCCCAAGCAGCCTAGGAAAGGGGTTTTTGAAAGAGGTACCATCTAGAGAAAGAGCTGTGTATGGGACCACTTCTCACACTTCCCTGAAGAGATCTCCCTTACATTCCCAGAGATAACATGTCCAAACGACGACTCCTACTATAGTCATCTTTATTGAGCCACAGGAGAATTCACAGACATCTTGATGGCTGGTGTCCACGAGGGCAGCTGGATGGGGAAGAGGGCTGGgatgtcccccccaccccccaccccacttctcCACAAATCTCTGGGACCCCCTTAAGCTCCCAGGTGCTCAGAGCATCCGGCTGCTCAGGAGCAGACTGAAGCAGGAGAGTTCTGGTTGTCTCCTTGAGGAATGGCTTGCTCTTTGCAAATGGTCTCACTCAGGCCCTGGAGGTCATCGAGCAGGACACAGAGGGATCCTAGGAAAGAAGACCCCAACGGATAAGAGCCGGACAAGAGAAGGCTGTCTTGGTTACCGTGCAGAGTAACCTTCTCTGAGGCAGAAGGTTCTCTGGTCCAACGTGGGCGTGGATACAAGAGGCTGGGGGTCTCCAAGGGTCACAGAGAACAAGGCTCATGTCCTCAAGTATCTGGAGGAGAGGTTGCTGAAGTCCCCCCACTTGTCTCCTCCTACCTAGACCATTACCTTTCGTGGCCTGCCTGGTGGAGAATGCCGCTGCTGGAGGGGCAGGTGCTGAAGACtctgggggcctggggctggacTCCACAGACTTCCCCTTCTCCATTAGGGAAGGAAGAACTGCCAAGAGTCGCTGCTGCTTGTAACGGGAGAGGAGACCCTCCTGCTGCAAGGTGGCCTGGGAAGGAGAGGGTTAAACGCCACCTAACCCAGGCAgagcctccccctcccctttccaCACCTCTCACCCCAACCAACCCCAGGGCCCAGTCTCTGCCGTCCCCTACCAGCATGAGGTTCTTGTCCCTCTCCAGCTCCTGCAGGCGCTGTGTCAGCCgcagcccctcctccttcctggccTCATCCTGCAGGCGCCTGAGCTCCTGGTTCCGCTCCTTTTCCCTGACGGCTTTGCGCTGGATTTGACGCAGGGAGACCACTGCAGGGAAGCCAGGGCACAGAGGGGACAGGTGTGGGGCAGCCCAGGGGCAGTGAAGCAccagaaaaaaagactggaatgACAGGCAAGAATGCTGGGTCCCCAGCTCTGTGACGGGGGGAAGCCACTTACACTCCGTGGCTCTCAGTCTCTTGTGTACAGTGGGAGGGTGGGCTGCTGCTCTAGGAGCCTATGAATCGGTGAAGCCAAAGTACCTTCCCCATGCCCAAACCTTCCCGGAGTCCCTTAggagaaatctgaatatggaCTGGACATGAGATTTTGTGCAATtaatgttcattttcttaaagtgTAACAATGGTATGGAGGTTTCACAGGAAATTTTCCTCTTTGTGGGAGACACAGCTGATGTTTGCAACTTACTTTAAATGATTCCAAAAAATGTACatattgatgtgtgtgtgtatatagatagaGAGGAACGTGACAAGGTTAGTAACTGCTGCATCTAGTTAGAGAAGGTGCATGAGTATCCATTACATGATTCTTCTGAACTTGTCTAGGTGTTGGAAGTTCTTCTCAATAAAAAGTCGGGGGTAATCATGGGTGTGAGATGTTGGGACGGTGGTTGCCTTTGTGGAGGGGAGTGACCGGCAGGGGCTCCAGGGCTGGTCACATGCTGTTGCTTGACCTGAGTGCTACCTATATGGGTGTGTACACCACCTGAGAATTCATCAGCGCCATGTCTTGATAACTTCATTATTTGCatgctttaaaaaactttttttaaataaccttATGTCTCAATACTGCCTTCTTCCTGGAAGCCCATATCCACTCCAGCAAATCTCACCGGCCTTGGCATGCTCCCGCCGAGCCTCGTTCAGtctcctttctgtttctaagagCTGTTCCCGCAGGCGAGTTTCCACTTCAGCCACCTTCTCTTGCAGAGCTGGGGTGAGGCGCAGATGGGGTGTGGCAGGGGGAGCCCTGGTTCATGgttcccaccccaccctccatgGATTTGCCCATTTCCCCTGTGCACACCTTGCCCATAGATCTCCTGTTGCTGGGTCAGCTCCTGCCGGAGACTGGCggcctcctctgtgctctcctgcTGGCCCTGGCGAGCCGCTTCCAGCTGCAGCCCCACACTGGCCAGGGACTCCTGGGTCTGCTGCAGCTCCTGCTCCAGCTGCTGGGCGACCTCGTTCAGcttctgcctctctgcctcccctggGAAGAGGAGGTGCTCACTCAGGCCTCTCCTTGCCCTGGATGCCAGCTCTTGCctgtttctctccatccccaACACACCAGACTCTGGCCCCTGCGGGAGCTCAGTGAGTCAGGACCAGGCGTACCTTGCTCCCGGGCCCGGCCCACCTCCTGCTGGATGATGTGGGCACTCAGCTGCAGTTCTGCATCCAGGCGGTTCCGTTCTTCCCGCAACTGCTCTAACTCCAGGCTCACATCTATAGCcggtgggggtggagggcagcTGAGACAGGAGGAGAAACAGAGTCAGAGGAACTCACCCACCTGCCTCACCCTCAAGTCATCCCTCCTCGGTCCTCACTGTTAGGGGTCCCAGCAACAAACACCTTAaagccccactcccctccctgaTCCACCTCAAAGTGCCCGGAACTTCACCTCTCCTGGCGCAGCTGAGCAAGGGCCAGTTTTCGAGCCATCAGGCCTGGGGAGAAAAGGCCGAGAGCTACAGCAGGATAACTTTGTGGAGGAGAAAAGGGGAGATGAGGGAGTAAGGGGAAAAGATGCTTGGACCcgtgagaaggaggcaggaggatgaAGGTGGGATGAGAGAGGGctggtggggcaggggcagggctagGGTGCATCTGGGAGTCACCCTACCCACCCCGAATGGTGTGGACCTTGCGGACGGCATAGCTGACTCGGTTGCTGAGGCTGGGCAGCCGGGCTGCAGCCTGCTCCACCTTGGCCATGGTGCACTGGAGCCAGGTCTGAAAGCTAGAGAAGGCGGGAGGTCACTGACCTTCCAACCCCACCTCCTTCCCAAAAGGAGTTGACTCCCTCTGCCCTGTCCTGCTATGTACATGCATGGGGAAAGCAGGGCAGGGGAAGTCAGAGCAGGGAAAAGAGAAGCTGAGGCCAAGAGCAGGGGCCCCAACTCTGCACCTGCCAGTCATGTCTGAGCTCCTCAgtggataaaagaagaaaatctgagaGCTTAAGCCCTTTAGTGACTATCGGGTAAAAATGATCCACTTGCTCATAAGGAAAGCACAGCTTTCTGGTCCCAAAACCCATGGTAAGCTTCTTGTGTGGGTCCTAGCAATCAGTGTCTTTAAAAACAGCCCTGCAGTAAAAACCATAATGAGGTTCCCGAAGTCAGACCTTATCTGGCCCAGATGCCATAGCACAGCAAAGAGTTCACTGAAAACGATTCTACGGTGGCAAAAATGAGTGCTGTACGGCTGCCTAATCTCCAGCTCATTCTGACTTCACCTGCTCGCCCCTGGACATGTCTCTGGGTTTAGGGAATCTCCTGGTGCTGTATGGGTTATATGAAGTTATGTGCATTTCTCTAAGGAACAAAGCCCATAGCTTCCATCAGTTCTAAGGGGCCCTTGCCACAAGGCGGCATTAAATGGCTGTGTATCTTCTCAAACAACCTGAGAAGCTTATTTCTCACGATCTATTTTTTGGTCACTATTATGCATCAGAGATCAAAGTCATCCTCTCTAACAATTCCCTGATACCAGTGGAGGCAGGCCCATGATTTATCAGTGGGTGGTACCCAAAGCAGGGCCAGTGTGGCTCATGAGAGCTCAGAACCCTAACCAGGCCCCCGGGGAGGAGGCCCAGGCAGTATCCAGAGGCAGGGCAGGAACTCCCCAGGAGAGTCCAAGTCTGCACCGACAGAAAAACAAGCGGCCCTCAAAAGCTGGGGGTCATGTCCCTAGCAGCACAGCAGAGATCACTTTTATCTGAAAATGGTGTGAGTGGGTACTTCAACACCTACTGCGGGGGCTCTTACGAAAGCCATTTTCTGGTAAGGTCTCCAAGCGATCTACAGACTAACAAACCTGGCAACAAACCAAGTTTGGGTTGTTTTAAGCCTAGGGGACTTTCTGGCAATAAAATCATTAATAAGAACCATTGCAGTGATGTCCTGGTACTGAAGTAAAACCCTGTCCACAgcgcttctctctcctctcctagaggtaggaggcacatgCAATGGATTGAATCTGGGTGGTGGTTCATCATAACTAGTCTCTCTTGTCCTgtgcatgtttgaaatttttcataattttttaaagttaaattagtCCCCAAGGTACAAATCCAACAGAAGGGGCTAGTGGGCAAGGACCCATCCTGCATCACAACTTTGCTAAACCAAAAACTGTTATGTGATCCATCAAGAAGAGCCTCATGGGAACAGCAGACTTCTGCAGAGTACAGACAacaagccaggcactgtgctaggatcTTTATGTGGATCCCTCTCAGCACCCCAACGTCCACGGCTGAGGGGGGCTGTTACCAATGTGAAGAAGCTTGTGTTTCTCCTTAGATGGCTTTCTAAAGCTTATGTAACAAGAGTTGGGAAGAAAACTAGGAAGTTGGTATGAGAGACACAGGCTTGCAATTGACCGAGAAGGAAACTGGCATACATTTTAGATGGAGTATCTAGTAGGCCAGTAGGTGTACAGCtttaaaataaagagtaaattttttttcaactcCTCAGGGTATGCctgtaaaattttaaaggaaggaaggaaaaccaaGTAGCCACACTCCCCATCCTCCGACAGCTCAGTAGGTGGAGATCCTCCCAGGTGCTCTGTTTAGCTCAAGCCGGTACTAGACCGAACTGCAGGAGGCGTTGCCTCACCTCCAACAAAGTGTGCAGTGGGAGTCATAACAAGCGAGCCTGGTGTGAACGTGGAGGGGGTGCCCCAGGAAAACACAAACACAAGGACTTGTACAGGGCTACCTACCTCTGCCTTGCATACTCCAGCTGACAGCTCTCCAGCCCCTCTTGCCTGAGGCTCTTGAACTCCAAGGTGCCCAAGAAGCTGGGGAAGCAGAAATACCACTCCACACCCCCCTCCCAAGGTACCTGCTGACAGCATTGGCTACAAGCTTCAGCTGCTCCTCGGCCATGGCCGTCTGCTGCTGCCGCCGGCGCTGGGCCTCCTGAACCCGGCTCAGCTCCACCTGCAGGGCCTGGGAAGGATGCGGTAAAGACAAGGGTCCCCTCCCCACGGCTCTGGCCCACAGACCCGGGCCAGGGATTTCCCTGGCCTCCCTTAGCCTCTGCCTGTCTCAGACACTGACCTTGGCGCCCATCCgctccacctccacctctgcGGCTTTGTCCTGCAGGGAGCGCTGCAGGATGGCCTGCTCCTGGCTCTGGGCTGCAGCTCTTTCCTGGAGCTCTGCCACCTgcgggaggagaggaggcagggcatGGCTAGAGCAGCAAGCTGGAGGGCGGGCACTGGAATGAAGGGGCAGGTGCCCAGGTCTCTGAAAGAATGCCATGCAGGGAGACAAGGAGCTTGGGTTCCCGAGAATGGAGTCTGAGTCCAGGTTTCCTTCCAGAAGCATGTTCCATGTGCCCACACCTTGAGAAACTGCCCTGTGACCCACCCACAAGGACCTACCACCTCTGCCCATGCCTCCCATCCTTAGacactgtcacctcctcagagaggccgtTCCTGACCATCCTGCCTAAGGCTGGCCCACCCCACGGTCTCTGTCTCTCACAGGATCTGTTACATTTTTCTCTAGAGCACATATAACTACCTGACATCATCTAATTGTTTTCTTGCCTATTACGTGACTCCCGCTCCTATGTAAGCTCCTATGTAATATAAGCTCCTTAGAGCAGGTACTTGTCTGTCTTTGTTCAGGGCTGTGTTCCCAGTACGTGGTAACCacgcaataaatatttgttgaataaatgtcaCCCCATATGTAAGGAGCAAGGAGTTGGGAAGAAAGAGGGCACCAAGTGACCTGTCCCTTCAGCTGCTCCTTGcatcctctgtgctccagctcCTGGGCCTTCAGCTGCACCATGAGGGCAAACACCTTCTCCCGCCAGCCCTTCAGCAGGGACTGGCACTTCCTGGTGAACTCAGGCTCCAGGGAATCTGAAGGCTGAACCTGCAAGGTGGAGGAATGGGGAAAGTGTGGGCTcctggggagcagaggaaggaggtgttttctgtttcttctgtccTGCCCCAGCAAcaggagacacagggagaatacGCCTTCAAGGAAAGAAAGATCCCGGCAGGTTCTGGCAGCACAGCAACCCCTCCCACCCACAGAGAGGTGCCGGGGGAAgcggggcctggggcaggggcctACCTTCCtggccagctcctcctcctgcatGGAGAGGATGTGCATGAGGCTCTGCACACGCACCTGCAGCAGCTCTGCTGTGGTGTGCAGGCCATCCCGGTCCTCCTGCAAGTGCtgtgggtgggagagggagggagagagcagccGCCTCCATAGGGCCACCATGCCGGCCCTCAGGCAGCAGCCAGTCTGCACCCTCTCAACAGCAATGCCTTCTCTCCTGGGGACTGTTTTCTTCTCCAGGGGCCACCCCTCTCCCAAGACCTGATCCTTGAGCCCTCCAGTCCCACTCCCCATCCTGGCACAGATGCACCCTGCACTCTCTCACCTGCACAGTTTCTAGAAGCTCCTGTCGCTCTGATTCCCATGTCCGGCTCTGGACCTCGGGAGCGACTTGTTCCCCAACATATCTCCTTAGATTCTCAACCAAGTTCACCTGAGCCTCCAAGTCTTCTTGGGTCTTGCTAGGGTTGAGGTGGAAATAGGGGAACCATCAGTGGGGCACCCTAGAGACCTGCCCCACCCACATCTCCCTTtagccacctccctccccaccccttacCTCAGCTGCTTCCGCAGCAGCTCGGCCTCCCTCTGGGCCACAGCCAGCTCCTTGGCTTCCCCGGCCCTCTTGGTTTCCAGACTATTCAGAGACTTCTCCAAGCCCTCAGCTTTGTGGGTCAAACTGGAAAGAGCCTCCTGGTGAGCCTGCGTCAAGGAGGAGAGCTGCAGAGAGAAGAGGGGGCTCAGCAGGGGCCAGCTCTCTCCCACATCTGGGCTTTCAAAATCCCCCCTGCTTTGGCCCTGTCCCAAATCACCCAACTGCGCATGGCAAAATCGAGACTTGGCGCCTCACTCTCCCCTGTCACCCTCCCATTCATCAGCAGTTCCTGTCAGGTCTCCTCCCCAAACATGTCTCactcctctccatctccactgccaccagCTGAGGTAAGCTACCCTCACCTCTGGCCTGGACAATGGCAACAACCTCCTGACCGGTCTTTAAAAACCTCCAGTGGCTGACCATGGCACCCAGACAAAAATTCAGCTTCTCTCAGTCTGCCAAGCCCATCACAGCCCAGCCTCTGCCCACTTCCCTGAGCCCATCTCCTACCGATCTCCCACTGCCCACTCTGCTGCAGCCAGTGCCCTCCCTTCTTCACCCCAACAAGCCAGCTCTTTCCCACCTCAGAGTCTACCTGAAGGCTTGGCCTCCCCACTCCTCAAATCCTGGGTGACATCACCTCCTCGGGAAGGCCTCCCTGGGCTGCAGTCCCCACCCACCACCCGCTCTGTCCTATCACCTGGTCATGGCCTTCCAGCACTTACTATCAACTGAAGTGAACTCCTGCATGTGCTTACTATCTGCCACACCCCCTTTGAAAGGAAGCTCTGGGAagcttgtctttttctctctgtaccTCAAACGGTGGTAAGGGTGTTGGAGACACTGAAAGAGCCGTGGGACTGATGGTGAAGGAGGGAGAGTGCTGCCCTCATTTCTGGTGTGGCCCCCTCTAGTGCAATCTCCATACCACAAAGTGATCATTTAGGACTTAAATCACAAAACTAGTCATTTTAGacataaaatacaaatctgatcatgtcatctCCCTGTTTAAAACCTTTCAACGGTTGCTCATTGCTCTTAAGGTAAAGTATAAAGTTCTGAACAGGCCCGAGGCCTCACAATCCTCACACCATCCAGAGCCCCTCTGGCCTCTTCCTGTCCCCCATGCTGCCAAGTGTCGCACCAGCTCCCATCGCgtccccacctgcctcctcaCCAGCCGACTCCTATTCAGCACAAATGTCAACTCTTATCATTAAACATCTTTCGTGAATCTAAAGGCCCTTTATACTTTCCTTTGAACTCTCTCCTTTGTCAATTTTCTGGCTGGATTGCTGTCTTTCCCTTATCAATTTCTAGGCACACATTATATAGTGAGGATATCAGCCTTTTCCTGTGATATGAGCTGTAAATATTCTTCCCTAGTTTATCATTTATCctttgattttacttttattttgtcattGCTAAATTCAGTATTATACAGtgtatcaatcttttctttaatgGCTCTGGATTTTGATTCATAAGTACAGGCCTTCCCCATTCCAAGGTTATAAAGGAATTcacccatgttttcttccagtgCCTTTATCGTTTCATTTCTTAACATGTCGACCGATTAGGGTGGCCTTCCCTAACCCCCTACCAGGTTAGGGCTTCCTTGTCCTTCTCCTTTATGGCACTTCTCCCAATTGCAATGAATTAATTAGGATTAAATTAAGTGTTAAATGTGTGTGTCCCCCATTAGGCTATTAGCTCCACTCACAAGGACTCAGGCTGATTTGCTTACCCCAGAGTCCTGGCTCCTATCTCAGGGATGGCAGAGTGAACACTGCTAAATGCTTGCTGACTGAATAATCTTCTCTCCCCAGTCCACCTTAGGACCCCACTCCCACCTTTCTCACCCCTCTGCCCACGCGCCAAGGCTCCCAGATGAACTGAGTATCTGGAGCAAAGTAGGAAGACAGTCTACTTCCTActggaaggggaaggagggcTTCAAGTGGTGGGGGGTCACCTGAGCCTGGAAAAAAGTGCGATCTGAGTAAGCCCAAAACACCCAAGTTCTCCCTCTTTCCAGGT is part of the Equus caballus isolate H_3958 breed thoroughbred chromosome 20, TB-T2T, whole genome shotgun sequence genome and harbors:
- the CCHCR1 gene encoding coiled-coil alpha-helical rod protein 1 isoform X10, whose translation is MFRPSGSTGLIPPSHFQARPLPAVPRMAPTWISDIPLVQPLAHQDVLERRPDNQRPQVIMWERGVSGNGQEPRQRGRSLEGSQALSQQAELISRQLQELWRLEEEVRALRETSLQQKMRLEAQAMELEAVARAEKAGRAEAEGLRAALAGAEVVRKNLEEGSQRELEEVQRLHQEQLSSLTQAHQEALSSLTHKAEGLEKSLNSLETKRAGEAKELAVAQREAELLRKQLSKTQEDLEAQVNLVENLRRYVGEQVAPEVQSRTWESERQELLETVQVQPSDSLEPEFTRKCQSLLKGWREKVFALMVQLKAQELEHRGCKEQLKGQVAELQERAAAQSQEQAILQRSLQDKAAEVEVERMGAKALQVELSRVQEAQRRRQQQTAMAEEQLKLVANAVSSFQTWLQCTMAKVEQAAARLPSLSNRVSYAVRKVHTIRGLMARKLALAQLRQESCPPPPPAIDVSLELEQLREERNRLDAELQLSAHIIQQEVGRAREQGEAERQKLNEVAQQLEQELQQTQESLASVGLQLEAARQGQQESTEEAASLRQELTQQQEIYGQALQEKVAEVETRLREQLLETERRLNEARREHAKAVVSLRQIQRKAVREKERNQELRRLQDEARKEEGLRLTQRLQELERDKNLMLQRLLAVLPSLMEKGKSVESSPRPPESSAPAPPAAAFSTRQATKGSLCVLLDDLQGLSETICKEQAIPQGDNQNSPASVCS
- the CCHCR1 gene encoding coiled-coil alpha-helical rod protein 1 isoform X2 encodes the protein MRGNIDGWTLNLETSNNVEMFRPSGSTGLIPPSHFQARPLPAVPRMAPTWISDIPLVQPLAHQDVLERRPDNQRPQVIMWERGVSGNGQEPRQRGRSLEGSQALSQQAELISRQLQELWRLEEEVRALRETSLQQKMRLEAQAMELEAVARAEKAGRAEAEGLRAALAGAEVVRKNLEEGSQRELEEVQRLHQEQLSSLTQAHQEALSSLTHKAEGLEKSLNSLETKRAGEAKELAVAQREAELLRKQLSKTQEDLEAQVNLVENLRRYVGEQVAPEVQSRTWESERQELLETVQHLQEDRDGLHTTAELLQVRVQSLMHILSMQEEELARKVQPSDSLEPEFTRKCQSLLKGWREKVFALMVQLKAQELEHRGCKEQLKGQVAELQERAAAQSQEQAILQRSLQDKAAEVEVERMGAKALQVELSRVQEAQRRRQQQTAMAEEQLKLVANAVSSFQTWLQCTMAKVEQAAARLPSLSNRVSYAVRKVHTIRGLMARKLALAQLRQESCPPPPPAIDVSLELEQLREERNRLDAELQLSAHIIQQEVGRAREQGEAERQKLNEVAQQLEQELQQTQESLASVGLQLEAARQGQQESTEEAASLRQELTQQQEIYGQALQEKVAEVETRLREQLLETERRLNEARREHAKAVVSLRQIQRKAVREKERNQELRRLQDEARKEEGLRLTQRLQELERDKNLMLQRLLAVLPSLMEKGKSVESSPRPPESSAPAPPAAAFSTRQATKGSLCVLLDDLQGLSETICKEQAIPQGDNQNSPASVCS
- the CCHCR1 gene encoding coiled-coil alpha-helical rod protein 1 isoform X6, with the translated sequence MAWWGLDGLPQGLAEPWRELWRLGSQPLHSIPPFSPPTRNGRDYRNLRRGNIDGWTLNLETSNNVEMFRPSGSTGLIPPSHFQARPLPAVPRMAPTWISDIPLVQPLAHQDVLERRPDNQRPQVIMWERGVSGNGQEPRQRGRSLEGSQALSQQAELISRQLQELWRLEEEVRALRETSLQQKMRLEAQAMELEAVARAEKAGRAEAEGLRAALAGAEVVRKNLEEGSQRELEEVQRLHQEQLSSLTQAHQEALSSLTHKAEGLEKSLNSLETKRAGEAKELAVAQREAELLRKQLSKTQEDLEAQVNLVENLRRYVGEQVAPEVQSRTWESERQELLETVQHLQEDRDGLHTTAELLQVRVQSLMHILSMQEEELARKVQPSDSLEPEFTRKCQSLLKGWREKVFALMVQLKAQELEHRGCKEQLKGQVAELQERAAAQSQEQAILQRSLQDKAAEVEVERMGAKALQVELSRVQEAQRRRQQQTAMAEEQLKLVANAVSSFQTWLQCTMAKVEQAAARLPSLSNRVSYAVRKVHTIRGLMARKLALAQLRQESCPPPPPAIDVSLELEQLREERNRLDAELQLSAHIIQQEVGRAREQGEAERQKLNEVAQQLEQELQQTQESLASVGLQLEAARQGQQESTEEAASLRQELTQQQEIYGQALQEKVAEVETRLREQLLETERRLNEARREHAKAVVSLRQIQRKAVREKERNQELRRLQDEARKEEGLRLTQRLQELERDKNLMLQRLLAVLPSLMEKGKSVESSPRPPESSAPAPPAAAFSTRQATKGSLCVLLDDLQGLSETICKEQAIPQGDNQNSPASVCS
- the CCHCR1 gene encoding coiled-coil alpha-helical rod protein 1 isoform X4, with the protein product MAWWGLDGLPQGLAEPWRELWRLGSQPLHSIPPFSPPTRNGRDYRNLRRGNIDGWTLNLETSNNVEMFRPSGSTGLIPPSHFQARPLPAVPRMAPTWISDIPLVQPLAHQDVLERRPDNQRPQVIMWERGVSGNGQEPRQRGRSLEGSQALSQQAELISRQLQELWRLEEEVRALRETSLQQKMRLEAQAMELEAVARAEKAGRAEAEGLRAALAGAEVVRKNLEEGSQRELEEVQRLHQEQLSSLTQAHQEALSSLTHKAEGLEKSLNSLETKRAGEAKELAVAQREAELLRKQLSKTQEDLEAQVNLVENLRRYVGEQVAPEVQSRTWESERQELLETVQHLQEDRDGLHTTAELLQVRVQSLMHILSMQEEELARKVQPSDSLEPEFTRKCQSLLKGWREKVFALMVQLKAQELEHRGCKEQLKGQVAELQERAAAQSQEQAILQRSLQDKAAEVEVERMGAKALQVELSRVQEAQRRRQQQTAMAEEQLKLVANAVSSFQTWLQCTMAKVEQAAARLPSLSNRVSYAVRKVHTIRGLMARKLALAQLRQESCPPPPPAIDVSLELEQLREERNRLDAELQLSAHIIQQEVGRAREQGEAERQKLNEVAQQLEQELQQTQESLASVGLQLEAARQGQQESTEEAASLRQELTQQQEIYGQALQEKVAEVETRLREQLLETERRLNEARREHAKAVVSLRQIQRKAVREKERNQELRRLQDEARKEEGLRLTQRLQELERDKNLMLATLQQEGLLSRYKQQRLLAVLPSLMEKGKSVESSPRPPESSAPAPPAAAFSTRQATKGSLCVLLDDLQGLSETICKEQAIPQGDNQNSPASVCS
- the CCHCR1 gene encoding coiled-coil alpha-helical rod protein 1 isoform X1, yielding MRGNIDGWTLNLETSNNVEMFRPSGSTGLIPPSHFQARPLPAVPRMAPTWISDIPLVQPLAHQDVLERRPDNQRPQVIMWERGVSGNGQEPRQRGRSLEGSQALSQQAELISRQLQELWRLEEEVRALRETSLQQKMRLEAQAMELEAVARAEKAGRAEAEGLRAALAGAEVVRKNLEEGSQRELEEVQRLHQEQLSSLTQAHQEALSSLTHKAEGLEKSLNSLETKRAGEAKELAVAQREAELLRKQLSKTQEDLEAQVNLVENLRRYVGEQVAPEVQSRTWESERQELLETVQHLQEDRDGLHTTAELLQVRVQSLMHILSMQEEELARKVQPSDSLEPEFTRKCQSLLKGWREKVFALMVQLKAQELEHRGCKEQLKGQVAELQERAAAQSQEQAILQRSLQDKAAEVEVERMGAKALQVELSRVQEAQRRRQQQTAMAEEQLKLVANAVSSFQTWLQCTMAKVEQAAARLPSLSNRVSYAVRKVHTIRGLMARKLALAQLRQESCPPPPPAIDVSLELEQLREERNRLDAELQLSAHIIQQEVGRAREQGEAERQKLNEVAQQLEQELQQTQESLASVGLQLEAARQGQQESTEEAASLRQELTQQQEIYGQALQEKVAEVETRLREQLLETERRLNEARREHAKAVVSLRQIQRKAVREKERNQELRRLQDEARKEEGLRLTQRLQELERDKNLMLATLQQEGLLSRYKQQRLLAVLPSLMEKGKSVESSPRPPESSAPAPPAAAFSTRQATKGSLCVLLDDLQGLSETICKEQAIPQGDNQNSPASVCS